A portion of the Lolium rigidum isolate FL_2022 chromosome 1, APGP_CSIRO_Lrig_0.1, whole genome shotgun sequence genome contains these proteins:
- the LOC124673480 gene encoding endoglucanase 16-like: MTMRSRGGATAWVLAVAVAAASALCLASEAAGAASASPHNYEEALRKSLLYFEAQRSGRLPHGQRVSWRDHSGLTDGLEQGVDLVGGYYDAGDHVKFGLPMAFTVTMLSWSLLEYGGDVAAAGELAHALESIKWGTDYFIKAHTQPDELWAEVGDGDTDHYCWQRPEDMTTSRQAYKVDREHPGSDVAGETAAALAAASMAFRETNPHYAHLLLHHAQQLFEFADKYRGKYDSSIAEVKSYYASVSGFHDELLWAALWLHRATGRAAYLDYVVDNAHEFGGTGWAITEFSWDVKYAGVQLLATRLLLNGEHSERHRATLELYRAKADHYMCANMGKNLADEDNVERSPGGMLYVRQWNNMQYVTSAAFLLSVYSGYLSGSTSEGAAVATCAAGEVAAEEMFAHARTQVEYVLGSNPRGISYLVGYGAKFPARVHHRAASIVPYKDRKEFIGCAQGFDDWFGRRSANPNVVVGAIVGGPDRRDRFRDDRQNYMQTEACTYNTAPMVGMFAMLNRVTREQSSLPTTSPRRESS; encoded by the exons ATGACAATGAGGAGCAGAGGAGGCGCCACGGCGTGGGTTCttgccgtggccgtggccgccgcGTCGGCGCTATGCCTGGCGTCGGAGGCTGccggcgccgcctccgcctcgccaCACAACTACGAGGAGGCGCTGCGCAAGAGCCTGCTGTACTTCGAGGCCCAGCGGTCGGGGCGGCTGCCGCACGGCCAGCGGGTATCCTGGCGCGACCACTCCGGCCTCACCGACGGCCTCGAGCAAGGG GTGGATTTGGTGGGCGGGTACTACGACGCCGGCGACCACGTCAAGTTCGGCCTCCCCATGGCCTTCACGGTGACCATGCTGTCCTGGAGCCTGCTGGAGTACGGCGGCGACGtggcggccgccggcgagctcgcgcACGCGCTCGAGTCCATCAAGTGGGGCACCGACTACTTCATCAAGGCGCACACGCAGCCCGACGAGCTTTGGGCCGAG GTTGGCGACGGCGACACGGACCACTACTGCTGGCAGCGGCCTGAGGACATGACCACGTCGCGGCAGGCGTACAAGGTCGACCGGGAACACCCCGGCTCCGACGTCGCCGGCgagaccgccgccgccctcgccgccgcatCCATGGCCTTCCGGGAGACCAACCCGCACTACGCCCACCTGCTCCTCCACCACGCCCAGCAG ctgttCGAGTTCGCCGACAAGTACCGTGGCAAGTACGACAGCAGCATCGCGGAGGTGAAGAGCTACTACGCCTCCGTCAGCGGCTTCCACGACGAGCTCCTCTGGGCGGCGCTCTGGCTGCACCGCGCCACGGGACGCGCCGCCTACCTCGACTACGTCGTCGACAACGCGCACGAGTTCGGCGGCACCGGCTGGGCCATCACCGAGTTCAGCTGGGACGTCAAGTACGCCGGCGTGCAGCTCCTCGCCACGCGCCTCCTGCTGAACGGGGAGCACTCCGAGCGCCACCGGGCCACGCTCGAGCTCTACCGGGCCAAGGCGGACCACTACATGTGCGCGAACATGGGGAAGAACTTAGCCGACGAGGACAACGTGGAGCGCAGCCCCGGCGGGATGCTCTACGTGCGTCAGTGGAACAACATGCAGTACGTCACCAGCGCCGCCTTCCTCCTCTCCGTCTACTCCGGCTACCTCTCCGGCTCCACCAGCGAGGGCGCCGCCGTCGCGACGTGCGCGGCTGGAGAGGTCGCCGCCGAAGAAATGTTCGCGCACGCGAGGACGCAGGTGGAGTACGTGCTGGGCAGCAACCCGCGCGGGATCAGCTACCTGGTAGGGTACGGCGCCAAGTTCCCGGCGAGGGTGCACCACCGGGCCGCCTCCATCGTGCCGTACAAGGACCGCAAGGAGTTCATCGGCTGCGCGCAGGGCTTCGACGACTGGTTCGGCCGCCGGAGCGCCAACCCCAACGTCGTCGTCGGCGCCATCGTCGGCGGGCCCGACCGCCGCGACAGGTTCAGGGACGACAGGCAGAACTACATGCAGACGGAGGCCTGCACCTACAACACCGCGCCCATGGTCGGCATGTTCGCAATGCTCAACCGGGTCACGCGGGAGCAAAGCTCATTGCCGACGACCTCGCCGCGGCGAGAAAGCAGTTGA